A single region of the Candidatus Woesearchaeota archaeon genome encodes:
- a CDS encoding phosphatase PAP2 family protein, which produces MAKRFTKLPKQLMSIKLLKLILDDFSFFGSIPFYIFVTLSAGFMHNIQLFKQLAYSFLIAFIITMVAKNVHYRDRPQKEEFTIFMEKMVAGSFPSTHSMNITLLAVFLSLSYPYAWVTAMFGTFSLMVYVQRYLTKKHFLTDIVGGILIAVAIAVFVVNVF; this is translated from the coding sequence ATGGCTAAAAGATTCACTAAACTGCCCAAGCAGCTCATGTCGATAAAGCTGTTAAAGCTTATCTTAGATGATTTCTCTTTCTTCGGCTCAATCCCTTTCTATATCTTCGTAACTCTTAGCGCAGGATTCATGCATAATATACAGCTTTTTAAGCAGCTGGCTTACAGTTTTCTTATAGCATTCATCATAACTATGGTAGCCAAGAATGTGCATTACAGGGACAGGCCGCAGAAAGAGGAATTCACCATTTTCATGGAAAAGATGGTGGCAGGCTCTTTCCCCTCAACGCACAGCATGAACATAACCCTTCTTGCAGTATTCTTAAGCCTTTCCTATCCTTATGCATGGGTCACGGCAATGTTTGGCACATTCTCGCTCATGGTCTATGTCCAGAGGTACCTCACAAAAAAGCATTTTTTAACAGATATCGTAGGAGGGATTCTCATAGCTGTTGCTATAGCTGTTTTTGTTGTTAATGTGTTCTGA